In one Arachis duranensis cultivar V14167 chromosome 9, aradu.V14167.gnm2.J7QH, whole genome shotgun sequence genomic region, the following are encoded:
- the LOC107467426 gene encoding probable protein phosphatase 2C 64 has translation MLSELMSFLRACFWPSSEGYTRGGADAGGRQDGLLWYKDLGQQSNGEFSMAVVQANNLLEDQSQLESGTLSSNESGPYGTFVGVYDGHGGPETSRFINNHLFHHLKRFTAEQQSMSSDVIRKAFQATEEGFVSLVARQWPLNPQIAAVGSCCLVGVICNGTLYVANLGDSRAVLGRVVKATGEVLAMQLSSEHNASIESVRQELQSLHPDDSNIVVLKHNVWRVKGLIQVSRSIGDVYLKKAEFNREPLYAKFRLRDPIKRPILSSEPSISVHQLLPQDQFVIFASDGLWEHLSNQEAVDIVQNNPRNGIARRLIKTALQEAAKKREMRYSDLKKIDRGVRRHFHDDITVIVVYLDSNLASRASAGRFPSVSIRGGGINLPPNTLAPCTTPTENGGA, from the exons ATGTTATCGGAGTTGATGAGCTTTCTGAGGGCCTGCTTTTGGCCGAGTTCGGAAGGATACACGCGTGGAGGTGCTGATGCTGGAGGCAGACAGGATGGACTATTGTGGTACAAAGACTTGGGGCAGCAGTCGAATGGTGAATTTTCGATGGCGGTAGTACAAGCCAATAACCTGCTGGAGGATCAGAGTCAGCTTGAATCAGGAACTTTGAGCTCCAATGAGTCTGGCCCTTATGGTACCTTTGTTGGCGTCTATGATGGTCATGGAGGGCCCGAGACATCACGATTTATCAATAATCACCTGTTTCACCATCTCAAGA GATTTACAGCAGAGCAACAATCGATGTCATCAGATGTAATTCGCAAGGCATTTCAGGCAACAGAAGAGGGATTTGTGTCACTTGTTGCCAGACAGTGGCCATTGAACCCACAAATAGCAGCTGTCGGTTCATGCTGTCTAGTTGGTGTTATTTGTAATGGAACGCTTTATGTAGCGAATCTTGGTGATTCCCGGGCTGTTTTGGGAAGAGTAGTCAAGGCAACTGGTGAGGTTTTGGCCATGCAGTTATCATCAGAACACAATGCATCTATAGAGTCTGTAAGACAGGAGCTGCAATCTTTGCACCCCGATGATTCGAATATAGTTGTTTTAAAGCATAATGTATGGCGCGTGAAGGGCCTCATTCAA GTTTCGAGATCTATTGGTGATGTATATTTGAAAAAGGCTGAGTTCAATAGAGAACCTCTATATGCTAAGTTTCGACTCCGTGATCCAATCAAGAGGCCAATTCTGAGCTCAGAACCGTCAATATCTGTGCATCAATTGCTTCCGCAAGATCAGTTTGTGATATTCGCATCGGATGGTCTCTGGGAGCACCTTAGCAATCAGGAAGCAGTTGATATAGTTCAAAATAATCCCCGCAAT GGAATTGCAAGGAGGCTGATCAAAACTGCGCTACAAGAAGCagcaaagaaaagagaaatgaGATATTCGGACTTAAAGAAGATCGACCGTGGAGTTCGCCGGCATTTCCACGACGATATCACCGTGATTGTTGTCTACCTGGATTCGAATCTCGCTAGTAGGGCAAGCGCCGGCAGGTTTCCTAGTGTTTCTATCAGAGGGGGTGGAATTAACTTGCCCCCTAACACACTGGCACCTTGTACTACACCAACAGAGAATGGTGGTGCCTGA